One Peterkaempfera bronchialis DNA window includes the following coding sequences:
- a CDS encoding TetR/AcrR family transcriptional regulator, protein MARPRTPLLDRQRIVEAAMRLVDDSGDLTIPALAGTLRVSPSALYHHVAGRAEIVAMMRQELVRQIGDEHVWDLPWDQALAAWAHAYRDAFAAHPGIVRLLATAPLSEPFMHAIYERAVAVLEQAGFAPDQVMGVITALESFLLGSALDLAAPPVMVDAVTTETTPRLAAALAAVPADRGRADQAFEIGLRAMIAGYRELLGG, encoded by the coding sequence GTGGCAAGGCCGAGGACACCGCTGCTGGACCGGCAGCGGATCGTGGAGGCCGCGATGCGGCTGGTGGACGACTCGGGGGACCTCACCATCCCGGCGCTGGCCGGCACCCTGCGGGTCAGCCCCTCCGCGCTGTACCACCATGTGGCGGGCCGGGCGGAGATCGTCGCCATGATGCGGCAGGAGCTGGTACGGCAGATCGGCGACGAGCACGTCTGGGACCTGCCCTGGGACCAGGCCCTCGCCGCCTGGGCGCACGCCTACCGCGACGCCTTCGCCGCACACCCCGGCATCGTCCGGCTGCTGGCCACCGCCCCGCTCTCCGAACCGTTCATGCACGCCATCTACGAGCGGGCCGTGGCCGTCCTGGAGCAGGCGGGCTTCGCGCCGGACCAGGTGATGGGCGTCATCACCGCGCTGGAGAGCTTCCTGCTGGGGTCGGCGCTCGACCTGGCCGCCCCGCCGGTCATGGTCGACGCCGTCACCACCGAGACCACCCCCCGGCTGGCCGCCGCCCTGGCCGCGGTGCCCGCCGACCGGGGGCGGGCCGACCAGGCGTTCGAGATCGGCCTGCGGGCGATGATCGCGGGCTACCGGGAGCTGCTGGGCGGCTGA
- a CDS encoding DUF3040 domain-containing protein encodes MARFDEGPLDDLEREWEREDPRFAHGLATGRPRRPREYRHGRTWLLLGAALALLAVGLALEHALPLSGGVILSGLAMRLYDRRRDPAPAPTRRGSADHIPARNPDRRGPAWRGGGPDGGASSSSSADGDRDGDLDGNGAGCPRH; translated from the coding sequence ATGGCCCGCTTCGACGAAGGCCCCCTGGACGACCTGGAACGGGAGTGGGAGCGCGAGGATCCGCGCTTCGCGCACGGTCTGGCGACCGGCCGCCCCCGCCGCCCCCGCGAGTACCGGCACGGCAGGACCTGGCTGCTGCTGGGCGCGGCGCTCGCCCTGCTGGCCGTGGGGCTCGCCCTGGAGCACGCCCTGCCGCTGTCGGGCGGTGTCATCCTCTCCGGGCTCGCCATGCGCCTGTACGACCGCAGACGCGACCCGGCCCCCGCACCGACCCGGCGCGGCAGCGCCGACCACATCCCCGCCCGCAACCCCGACCGGCGCGGGCCCGCATGGCGGGGCGGCGGGCCGGATGGCGGCGCGAGCAGCAGCAGCAGCGCCGACGGCGACCGGGACGGCGACCTCGACGGCAACGGGGCCGGCTGCCCACGACACTGA
- a CDS encoding amidohydrolase translates to MRADTLFTGGPIHTGDPGNPLTDALAVAAGRITALGADALAQRDTGTEVVDLAGGALLPSWGDGHIHPLMGGLGLSGVPVRDCTTLDQVVEAVRRWAAEHPEAEWIRGDAFDPWLAEGGLFDARLLDAVVPDRPVLLRTMDHHTGWANSEALRRADYTADTPDPAHGEIVRRADGTPLGTLREFGALDPLLALVPAPDLDRQLAALAEVTSLLAAAGLTWVQDAWVESGQVAAWTTAARQGLLRVRADLALLLGPDGWRDRLPALAEDRDRIEADGAGRLTARSVKFFADGVIESGTAALLEPYTDCPHSHGAANWTGADLADAVTAVDALGFRPHIHAIGDRGVRLALDALEAAARRNGPRDRRPVIAHVQLVDPADLPRFAELGVIANFEPLWAQTDPLMTELTLPRIGDLRGSRQYQIAALLRSGARVSFGSDWPVTPYPPLAGLATAVTRQTPDGLPADGWVPEERIGLADALAAYSAGVAHQAFEDDQWGVLRPGMRADLVHLAADPYRVPPLELPGTPVLGTWLGGVRTHGPAAAAPGC, encoded by the coding sequence ATGCGGGCCGACACGCTCTTCACCGGGGGTCCGATCCACACCGGAGACCCCGGCAACCCCCTCACCGACGCCCTCGCCGTCGCCGCCGGCCGGATCACCGCCCTCGGCGCGGACGCGCTCGCCCAGCGCGATACCGGCACCGAGGTCGTCGACCTGGCCGGCGGCGCCCTGCTGCCCTCCTGGGGCGACGGCCACATCCACCCGCTGATGGGCGGCCTCGGTCTGAGCGGCGTCCCCGTACGCGACTGCACCACCCTGGACCAGGTCGTGGAGGCCGTGCGGCGCTGGGCGGCCGAGCACCCCGAGGCCGAGTGGATCCGCGGCGACGCCTTCGACCCCTGGCTGGCCGAGGGCGGACTCTTCGACGCGCGCCTGCTGGACGCGGTCGTACCCGACCGGCCCGTGCTGCTGCGCACCATGGACCACCACACCGGCTGGGCCAACAGCGAGGCCCTGCGCCGCGCCGACTACACCGCCGACACCCCCGACCCGGCGCACGGCGAGATCGTCCGCCGCGCCGACGGCACGCCGCTGGGCACCCTGCGCGAGTTCGGCGCCCTCGACCCGCTGCTGGCCCTGGTGCCCGCACCGGACCTGGACCGGCAACTGGCCGCCCTCGCCGAGGTCACCAGCCTGCTCGCCGCCGCCGGACTCACCTGGGTACAGGACGCCTGGGTGGAGTCCGGCCAGGTGGCGGCCTGGACCACCGCCGCCCGGCAGGGACTGCTCCGGGTCCGGGCCGACCTCGCCCTGCTGCTCGGCCCCGACGGCTGGCGCGACCGGCTGCCCGCGCTGGCCGAGGACCGGGACCGGATCGAGGCCGACGGCGCGGGCCGGCTCACCGCCCGCAGCGTGAAGTTCTTCGCCGACGGCGTCATCGAGTCCGGCACCGCCGCGCTGCTTGAGCCCTACACCGACTGCCCGCACTCGCACGGCGCCGCCAACTGGACCGGCGCCGACCTCGCCGACGCCGTCACCGCCGTGGACGCGCTCGGCTTCCGGCCGCACATCCACGCCATCGGCGACCGGGGCGTCCGCCTCGCCCTGGACGCCCTGGAGGCCGCCGCCCGCCGCAACGGCCCGCGCGACCGGCGGCCGGTGATCGCCCATGTCCAACTGGTCGACCCGGCCGACCTGCCGCGCTTCGCCGAACTCGGCGTCATCGCCAACTTCGAGCCGCTCTGGGCGCAGACCGACCCGCTGATGACCGAGCTCACCCTGCCCCGGATCGGCGACCTGCGCGGCAGCCGCCAGTACCAGATCGCCGCACTGCTCCGCAGCGGCGCCCGGGTATCCTTCGGCAGCGACTGGCCGGTCACCCCCTACCCGCCGCTGGCCGGCCTCGCCACCGCCGTCACCCGGCAGACCCCCGACGGGCTGCCCGCCGACGGCTGGGTCCCCGAGGAGCGGATCGGCCTCGCCGACGCCCTCGCCGCCTACTCGGCGGGCGTCGCCCACCAGGCGTTCGAGGACGACCAGTGGGGCGTGCTGCGCCCCGGCATGCGCGCCGACCTGGTCCACCTCGCCGCCGACCCGTACCGGGTGCCCCCGCTGGAGCTGCCCGGGACCCCGGTGCTCGGCACCTGGCTGGGCGGTGTCCGCACCCACGGCCCGGCCGCCGCCGCGCCCGGCTGCTGA